TCATAATATGTCCTCCTCAATAGTTGGATATGCTACAATTGTATCCATAATGTTAATTAGTGTATCTCTAACAGCGCCAAACtactaagaaaaattaaaactgCGTTTATTTTCCTAGCTTTGATCTTTCTTCAGTAGAATCATTATGTTTTTCTCTAAGGAACAGTCAAGAAATACGAAAATAATTACAGCCGCATGTGACCGACCAAAACCAGTTTTAGTCTTTGTCGCCAGTATTATTATCATTACATGTACCGTCTGATTGAACAGTTGATTTCTCCGGTTTAGCTTTGGTCTTCTTCATGGACACCTCTCCTCCTCCTGATCCTTTCACCTTCCTATGACGCGACGAAGACTTCCTATGAGAAGCAGAAGAACTGTCTGAAAGTTGATTAGAACCTTCGTCCTCGTTAACCGAGACAACAACACGCCTCCTCCTGAGCGATGGATCATTCGATGAATCCAACGACGCGTGCCTACTCCTGTGGTGACGTCTCGAGGGTCTTGGTACCATTTCCGATGGTAAGACGTTGCTGTTTCGCCTCGGAGGAGAACCGTTTTGTGACTCGGATTTACGCCTTGTCTTCTTGTGCTTTGGTTTATCAGGTGGAGGCAACAACTCTTGTAGTCCAACTCCTTCTCCTACTGGATTGTTGTTGGCATCTCTTCGAGAAACTACTTGACCATTCTCATTTCCTTGAGGGTTGAAGTCATTCATCTACATTTTTAACCTATGATTAGTATACTTATATGTATGTGGAGATAAATACGTAGaaagtgttctaaaaatcagcAACAAATCGGTTataaacaaaacgatttttctatgacgatttattttaaaatgttggTCTAGACGGTCTATGCGCCCGTctatccattttttttaaacattagtgAGTTAACTTATACATATATGACGTAGAAATGTAGAAACCGTACCCAGCTTGGTGCATTTGATGCGGGACCATCGGATCCTATGTGGGCGACATGCTTTACATCGGTGGGAAACCCGATCTGGATATCATGGTCTTTACCTTCATctgcaattatatattttcatcatACAAAGATCTGGCTTGTGTCACAAGAAACGCAAGATGTTTCTGTAAGTTGATGAGATGAGGAGACTCACCGAAAATCTGAGTAATGTGGCGAAGGCCTTTAAGAAAGCCTTTCACGGACGTGCTCATCTCGGGAGGGATGGTTTTATGTTAGAAATTCAGATGCTGCAACTCTGTGAATGCGCCAAGCCCTAACGTGCAGAGCAAACAAACATAACAAATCAATGTTCTGTCATTCAAGGAGTCttaggagattaagagagactgCAAAAGTAACATTTAAAACGTTCGGACTTAACAAAGAATGTGATGAGATCAGAGAATGTAAACCTTCATCGCattgagttttattttttttctcttaacaGGGAATGGGAAAGAGGGCGAGATCTAGAGAGACTCGAAATTAGGTTTCAGACAAGTTCTTGGTTGAGAGGATGAGGGAGCGCACTGGATTGTATTTACCCAAAAGATGcaaatttatctttttcaaggattttatttttactgcatgtttatatatatatttataaatagatTTCTTTCTATTTTAATGGAGGCAACGTAGAGTTAGGA
The sequence above is drawn from the Brassica napus cultivar Da-Ae chromosome A8, Da-Ae, whole genome shotgun sequence genome and encodes:
- the LOC111200650 gene encoding CRIB domain-containing protein RIC3-like, translating into MSTSVKGFLKGLRHITQIFDEGKDHDIQIGFPTDVKHVAHIGSDGPASNAPSWMNDFNPQGNENGQVVSRRDANNNPVGEGVGLQELLPPPDKPKHKKTRRKSESQNGSPPRRNSNVLPSEMVPRPSRRHHRSRHASLDSSNDPSLRRRRVVVSVNEDEGSNQLSDSSSASHRKSSSRHRKVKGSGGGEVSMKKTKAKPEKSTVQSDGTCNDNNTGDKD